A window of Neorhizobium galegae bv. orientalis str. HAMBI 540 genomic DNA:
AGACAGTCATCGACGCGACGAATGCGTTTGGAGTTCCCCCCGAGGAGCTGGACAGCCTCCCGTCCTCTGCCTTCGTCGCGAAGGCGTTCACCGGCGCCAAGCTCGTGAAAGGTTTCAATCACCTGGTTGCGGCCACCCTGGCTGCCGATCCGATCGTCGAGGGCGGGCACCGGGTCGTCTTTCTGTCGAGCGACGACGAGGACGCGATCGCTCCCGTGGCGGCCTTGGCCAAACAACTCGGGTTCGCACCCGTCAAACTGGGAAAGCTCAAAGACGGTGGCGCGCTGGTGCACGCACGCGGCCGCACTTGGGGCCAGC
This region includes:
- a CDS encoding NADPH-dependent F420 reductase, producing MSYAIVGFGAVGQALAHAFARKDIKVAVASRRPPEGLAPQARAIGPTVVAKSLRDALEADTIILAIPFGEHREVAKALPSWEGKTVIDATNAFGVPPEELDSLPSSAFVAKAFTGAKLVKGFNHLVAATLAADPIVEGGHRVVFLSSDDEDAIAPVAALAKQLGFAPVKLGKLKDGGALVHARGRTWGQLIFQDLFKKEQ